A genomic region of Herbaspirillum sp. DW155 contains the following coding sequences:
- a CDS encoding major capsid protein produces MQVFSKLQKRAALAAAGVASVVALPARAASSVDLTPITSSISASDITTGVMAIGAVLAVVYVTIKAAKIVISYLKSA; encoded by the coding sequence ATGCAAGTGTTCTCCAAGCTCCAGAAGAGGGCCGCTTTGGCGGCTGCGGGTGTGGCGTCGGTCGTTGCTTTGCCTGCGCGTGCTGCGTCGTCCGTCGATCTGACGCCGATCACCAGTTCGATCAGCGCCAGCGATATCACTACTGGCGTTATGGCCATCGGTGCAGTGCTGGCCGTCGTGTACGTGACCATCAAGGCCGCCAAGATCGTCATCAGCTATCTGAAGTCGGCGTAA
- a CDS encoding DUF2726 domain-containing protein, with the protein MKRSALTNREQVMYFRLTEALHGHIVLAQVAFSALLKTHNRPDRNRFDRKVADFVVMNRSFEVLAIIELDDSSHKGRERQDAERQALLTNAGYRVIRYNSIPDIEVLKTEFKIGQNQVTGTIAASKTPI; encoded by the coding sequence ATGAAACGAAGCGCTCTAACGAACCGCGAACAAGTGATGTATTTCAGGCTCACTGAAGCGCTGCACGGACATATCGTTTTGGCACAAGTAGCTTTTTCCGCGCTGCTTAAAACCCATAACCGGCCAGATAGAAACCGGTTTGATAGGAAAGTGGCCGACTTCGTAGTGATGAACAGATCATTTGAAGTACTGGCGATAATTGAGCTAGACGACTCAAGCCACAAAGGAAGAGAAAGACAAGATGCCGAACGACAAGCACTTCTGACAAACGCCGGATATCGAGTGATCAGATATAACAGCATCCCAGACATCGAAGTCTTGAAGACAGAGTTCAAGATCGGCCAGAACCAAGTCACTGGAACAATTGCCGCTAGCAAGACGCCGATCTGA
- a CDS encoding porin has protein sequence MKKTLLVLAVLGTYSVFASAQSNVTIYGVLDAGITRESGTAGSVLKLATGVQSGNRIGFKGSEDLGGGLKANFQLENGFNGDTGTIRQGGALFGRQAYVGLSGNFGAVNAGRQYNPVFITLDSIDPFGTGLTGSAGNLMASGANGDVRTNNSFTYNTPEMGGLVFNGMYGLGEVAGDASRSRYYALSVGYANGPLGIALAYDNANDATGTNTTRLMILGGTYNFGAATMHLAYETEKDNAGMNYRDWLVGLSAPVGAGSVMASYIRKSDRSGASLGTGAKQFALGYSYPLSKRTNLYTSYGRINNDAGGKWVVSDASSGGTAVTSGDSSTAITFGMRHRF, from the coding sequence ATGAAGAAAACACTGCTGGTTCTGGCTGTCTTGGGCACATATTCCGTCTTCGCGTCCGCCCAAAGCAACGTCACCATTTATGGCGTGCTCGACGCAGGAATTACACGTGAAAGCGGCACGGCGGGTTCGGTCCTCAAACTGGCGACCGGCGTTCAATCGGGCAACCGTATCGGATTCAAGGGCTCGGAAGATCTGGGCGGTGGCTTGAAAGCCAACTTCCAGCTTGAGAACGGATTCAACGGCGACACCGGGACGATTCGCCAGGGGGGCGCACTGTTCGGTCGCCAGGCCTATGTCGGTCTCTCCGGCAATTTTGGCGCGGTCAATGCCGGTCGCCAGTACAACCCGGTATTCATCACCTTGGATTCGATTGATCCATTCGGCACCGGCTTGACCGGCTCGGCAGGCAACCTCATGGCCAGCGGTGCCAACGGCGATGTACGTACCAATAACTCCTTTACCTACAACACGCCGGAGATGGGCGGCCTCGTCTTCAACGGCATGTACGGGCTGGGCGAAGTAGCAGGCGATGCGTCCAGGTCACGCTACTACGCACTGTCGGTGGGATACGCGAACGGGCCGCTGGGCATTGCCCTGGCCTACGACAATGCCAATGACGCCACCGGCACGAATACCACCAGGCTCATGATCCTCGGTGGTACGTACAACTTTGGCGCTGCAACCATGCATCTGGCCTATGAGACTGAAAAGGACAACGCGGGAATGAATTACCGTGACTGGCTGGTCGGCCTATCGGCACCTGTCGGCGCGGGCAGCGTGATGGCGTCCTATATCAGGAAGAGCGACCGGTCGGGTGCTTCGCTCGGCACCGGTGCAAAGCAGTTTGCGCTGGGCTATTCCTACCCCTTGTCCAAGCGGACCAATCTCTACACCTCTTACGGCCGTATCAACAATGATGCTGGCGGAAAGTGGGTCGTCAGTGATGCGTCCAGCGGCGGCACTGCTGTCACGTCCGGTGATTCATCGACTGCGATCACGTTCGGTATGCGTCACAGGTTCTGA
- a CDS encoding methyl-accepting chemotaxis protein: MKMSDIKISVRLGACFAALIVVMCVIAGVGVKNLQAVSDATDEIVDDRYVKVALVNQITDKVNTAARALRNAIIAPDPATAEKYLDRAANNTREVTEHMADLEKRLNTPKGKELFGKIRDARAEYAKPRDRVLELIRQRKMAEASEYLFNEVIPAQDKYFAALKDMIAFQVSLMEKSVAKSDAAAADAINLMVVLSGLAILLSVACAVLITRSITRPLNEAVEVASAVASGDLTVQIAATSRDETGALLSSLKTMNENLHRIVTEVRLGTDTIATASGQIATGNLDLSSRTEQQAGALEETASAMEELTSTVRQNADNARQANALAASASQVATQGGSVVGEVVQTMGQINDASRKIVDIITVIDGIAFQTNILALNAAVEAARAGEQGRGFAVVASEVRTLAQRSAAAAKEIKSLIDTSVERVENGSRLVEQAGATMSEVVASVRRVTDVVAEITAASGEQSDGIEQINQAIVQMDEVTQQNAALVEQAAAAAQSLQEQSGRLQETVGIFKLSSNDLRRTCSGAASMMRQSVDITPQPAGLPR; the protein is encoded by the coding sequence ATGAAAATGTCCGATATCAAGATCAGCGTGAGACTTGGCGCCTGTTTCGCTGCGCTGATCGTGGTGATGTGCGTGATTGCGGGCGTCGGGGTGAAGAACCTGCAGGCGGTCAGCGATGCCACCGATGAAATCGTCGATGACCGCTACGTGAAGGTCGCACTGGTGAACCAGATCACGGATAAGGTCAACACCGCTGCGCGTGCCCTGCGCAACGCCATCATTGCTCCCGACCCGGCGACGGCCGAAAAGTACCTGGACAGGGCGGCGAACAATACCCGCGAGGTCACCGAGCATATGGCCGATCTGGAGAAGCGCCTCAATACGCCCAAGGGCAAGGAGCTGTTTGGCAAGATCAGGGATGCCCGCGCCGAGTATGCCAAACCGCGTGACCGCGTACTTGAGCTGATTCGCCAGCGAAAGATGGCTGAGGCCAGCGAATACCTCTTCAATGAGGTGATCCCGGCGCAAGACAAGTACTTCGCTGCGCTCAAGGACATGATCGCCTTCCAGGTATCGCTGATGGAAAAGAGTGTGGCCAAGAGTGATGCAGCGGCGGCCGATGCCATCAATCTGATGGTGGTTCTCTCAGGCCTGGCCATCTTGCTCTCGGTGGCATGCGCCGTGCTGATCACGCGTTCCATCACCCGTCCTCTCAATGAAGCCGTTGAAGTGGCCAGCGCCGTTGCATCAGGTGACCTTACCGTGCAGATCGCCGCGACCTCACGGGATGAAACGGGCGCACTGCTGTCTTCACTCAAGACCATGAACGAGAATCTGCATCGCATCGTCACCGAGGTCCGCCTGGGTACCGATACGATTGCCACCGCATCGGGCCAGATTGCGACCGGCAACCTCGATCTGTCCTCGCGCACCGAACAGCAGGCCGGTGCGCTGGAAGAAACCGCCTCGGCGATGGAAGAACTCACCTCCACCGTCAGGCAGAATGCCGACAATGCCCGTCAGGCCAACGCCCTGGCCGCAAGCGCCTCGCAGGTGGCGACCCAGGGCGGCAGCGTGGTCGGTGAAGTCGTTCAGACCATGGGCCAGATCAATGATGCTTCGCGCAAGATCGTGGACATCATCACGGTCATCGATGGCATTGCGTTCCAGACCAACATCCTGGCCCTGAACGCTGCGGTGGAAGCAGCGCGGGCGGGTGAGCAAGGGCGTGGCTTTGCAGTGGTGGCTTCCGAAGTGCGCACCCTGGCCCAGCGTAGTGCTGCCGCTGCGAAGGAAATCAAATCGCTGATCGATACCTCGGTCGAACGTGTGGAAAACGGTAGCCGTCTGGTCGAACAGGCGGGTGCGACCATGAGCGAGGTGGTGGCCAGCGTCAGGCGCGTCACCGATGTGGTGGCTGAGATCACGGCTGCCAGCGGAGAACAGAGCGATGGCATCGAGCAGATCAACCAGGCGATCGTGCAGATGGACGAAGTGACGCAACAGAACGCCGCCCTGGTGGAGCAAGCTGCTGCGGCGGCGCAATCCCTGCAGGAACAATCCGGTCGTCTGCAGGAAACCGTCGGCATCTTCAAGCTCAGTAGCAACGACTTGCGCCGCACCTGCTCAGGTGCGGCGAGCATGATGCGCCAGAGCGTGGATATCACGCCCCAGCCGGCAGGATTGCCGCGCTAG
- a CDS encoding methyl-accepting chemotaxis protein → MKIGTKLALGFAALLALTVLVAGISLISIRTLTSSIKAGDAVQTQKLTPLYNAREALDQTGIAARNAYLFRSDADAQKELAIVDEQKQIYLKAIKDLESEFAGNQLFDKVRADMLKMADELKRPRLYRESGKSDEFRDFLVNECSPLRRQIVLDIGKLIVQVEAENKQAQQDTNDMASTAGITVAVLTLVVAAISALIAVLITRGLLKQLGGEPAYATQIAQQIANGDLTTDVQTKEGDSTSLLFAIKNMRNSLVSIVTQVRQGTFMIEQASSEIASGNLDLSSRTEQQASSLEETASAMEEIMTTVKQNADNAKQASQLANSASEVASQGGEVVAQVVTTMDGINSSSRKIVDIISVIDGIAFQTNILALNAAVEAARAGEQGRGFAVVASEVRNLAQRSATAAKEITELINDSVSQIERGSSLVEQAGQTMENVVSSVKRVTDVVAEISMASQEQSNGIIQVNTAITQMDEATQQNSALVEEAAAAANSMQEQAGTLSGLVATFKLDGAHAPGAKKPVISGTRHERALTPVALVR, encoded by the coding sequence ATGAAAATCGGGACAAAACTGGCACTGGGCTTCGCGGCCTTGCTGGCACTGACTGTCCTCGTCGCGGGGATATCGCTGATCAGCATCCGCACGCTGACCAGTTCCATCAAGGCGGGCGACGCCGTACAAACGCAGAAGTTGACGCCCCTGTACAACGCCCGTGAGGCACTGGATCAGACCGGGATTGCCGCTCGCAACGCCTATCTGTTCCGTAGCGATGCAGATGCGCAAAAAGAACTGGCCATCGTGGACGAGCAGAAACAGATCTATCTGAAGGCCATCAAGGATCTCGAGTCAGAGTTCGCGGGCAACCAGCTTTTTGACAAGGTGCGCGCCGACATGTTGAAGATGGCCGACGAACTCAAGCGCCCCCGGCTCTACCGCGAAAGCGGAAAGTCTGACGAGTTTCGTGACTTCCTGGTCAATGAATGCAGCCCCCTGCGACGCCAGATCGTGCTGGACATTGGCAAGCTGATTGTGCAGGTCGAAGCGGAAAACAAGCAGGCCCAACAAGATACGAACGATATGGCCAGCACTGCCGGAATCACGGTGGCAGTGCTGACGCTGGTAGTGGCTGCCATTTCGGCGCTGATTGCCGTGCTCATCACGCGAGGCCTGTTGAAACAACTCGGCGGCGAGCCTGCTTACGCCACGCAGATCGCTCAGCAGATTGCCAACGGCGATCTGACCACCGATGTACAGACCAAAGAGGGCGACAGTACCAGTCTCCTCTTTGCCATCAAGAACATGCGCAACAGCCTCGTATCCATCGTGACGCAAGTCCGCCAGGGCACCTTCATGATCGAACAGGCTTCGTCGGAAATCGCCTCCGGCAACCTCGATCTCTCTTCCCGCACCGAGCAGCAGGCCAGCTCCCTTGAGGAAACCGCATCGGCCATGGAAGAGATAATGACCACCGTCAAACAGAATGCCGACAACGCAAAGCAGGCAAGCCAGCTGGCGAACTCCGCTTCCGAGGTGGCCAGCCAGGGTGGCGAGGTGGTGGCTCAGGTCGTCACGACCATGGACGGCATCAATTCTTCTTCGCGCAAGATCGTAGACATCATCAGCGTCATTGACGGCATCGCCTTCCAGACCAACATTCTGGCTCTCAATGCAGCGGTGGAAGCCGCACGCGCTGGCGAGCAGGGGCGTGGCTTTGCGGTGGTGGCCTCCGAAGTGCGCAACCTGGCACAGCGCAGCGCCACGGCCGCCAAGGAAATCACCGAACTGATCAACGATTCGGTGAGCCAGATCGAGCGCGGCAGCAGCCTGGTGGAGCAAGCTGGTCAAACGATGGAAAACGTCGTCAGCAGCGTCAAGCGCGTGACCGACGTGGTGGCCGAGATTTCCATGGCGAGCCAGGAGCAAAGCAACGGCATCATCCAGGTCAATACCGCGATCACGCAGATGGATGAAGCGACCCAGCAAAACTCCGCATTGGTCGAGGAAGCTGCCGCAGCAGCGAATTCAATGCAGGAACAGGCGGGTACCTTGTCCGGACTGGTCGCCACGTTCAAGCTCGACGGCGCCCATGCACCGGGTGCAAAAAAACCTGTGATCAGCGGCACCAGGCATGAGCGCGCACTCACACCGGTAGCCCTCGTGCGTTAA
- a CDS encoding DNA/RNA non-specific endonuclease, producing the protein MVTRQKKAAPRKRATPRKSKQKQSGSFRRFLISFTSTTIVVFGIASCVLNPQLTEGLRDTLSLDRYATTWTGAEDPPAPVRHAGPGATVARFAQCPQFFPGAHPAQLPAGSHLRELCFSAFAVLYNTQTKTPFVVVERLNRSALLHAREQHRTDRFYPEARLPRADRAELEDYRGSGYARGHMAPAGDMSTPEAMAQSFSLANMVPQNQRHNAGAWSRIERDTRKYVMRARGDVFVFTGPLFDAAPSTIGRGHIAVPARLFKLVYDADSGRSWAYVQANRADTVVGAPVDYDAFVRMTGLRLLGQVGARS; encoded by the coding sequence ATGGTAACAAGACAGAAAAAGGCAGCACCCCGCAAGCGTGCCACCCCTAGAAAAAGCAAGCAGAAGCAGTCGGGCAGTTTCCGTCGCTTTCTGATTTCATTCACCAGCACGACGATCGTTGTCTTCGGCATTGCCAGTTGCGTCCTCAATCCGCAACTGACCGAAGGCTTGCGCGATACGCTCAGTCTCGATCGTTACGCCACCACGTGGACAGGCGCAGAAGACCCGCCCGCTCCTGTCCGGCACGCCGGGCCGGGCGCTACCGTCGCGCGCTTTGCGCAATGCCCGCAGTTCTTCCCCGGCGCACATCCGGCGCAATTGCCGGCCGGCTCTCATTTGCGGGAATTGTGTTTCAGCGCGTTTGCGGTGCTCTACAACACGCAGACCAAGACGCCCTTTGTGGTGGTGGAACGTCTGAACCGATCCGCACTCTTGCATGCGCGGGAGCAGCATCGCACTGACAGGTTCTACCCTGAGGCAAGGCTGCCGCGCGCCGACCGCGCCGAGCTGGAGGACTATCGCGGATCAGGCTACGCGCGCGGGCACATGGCACCGGCGGGCGACATGTCCACGCCTGAGGCGATGGCACAGAGTTTTTCGCTGGCCAACATGGTCCCGCAGAATCAGCGTCACAATGCCGGCGCGTGGTCCAGGATCGAACGGGATACGCGCAAGTACGTCATGCGGGCGCGCGGGGATGTCTTCGTCTTTACGGGCCCCTTGTTCGATGCCGCCCCCAGTACCATAGGCAGGGGCCACATCGCGGTACCGGCGCGCCTTTTCAAGCTGGTCTATGACGCCGACAGCGGCAGGTCCTGGGCGTATGTGCAAGCCAACCGCGCCGATACCGTGGTGGGAGCGCCCGTTGATTATGATGCTTTTGTGCGCATGACCGGACTCCGCTTGCTGGGTCAGGTGGGGGCACGTAGCTGA
- a CDS encoding alginate lyase family protein codes for MPLKRPSAGLARLLFPEASRQGHPRRPDHWLLIVTAALLTLVPLHGWAQASCNPPSPAQLGALRRAVDKNLAPQPRAIAHVHTEGTLPHQGIRDASIEAEHDWPLMRQLAQLWQARHDPEDARQLSRLMSAWAEVYQPDFNPIDETALDAYIDAYAMARDALDADSRKLAGQFIRTLAEGYLQQMESGFRPRDGRWVNNWNSHRVKLAVLAAAALGDENLWGRARRAFATQIGRNILDDGSTLDMEERDALHYVVYDLEPLVRAAQTAQARGEHWLTLKGSGGRSLADALNWLMPYAEGSRTHEEFIHSRVPFDARRRDAGLPGYAGQWEPKGAARLYAMAATLDDRYAALARQLDPDGRLLLTCWGMP; via the coding sequence ATGCCTCTCAAACGACCTTCTGCGGGACTTGCCCGTCTACTTTTTCCCGAAGCCAGCCGGCAAGGGCATCCGCGACGCCCCGACCATTGGCTCCTGATCGTCACGGCTGCGTTGCTGACCCTGGTGCCGCTCCATGGATGGGCCCAAGCGTCCTGCAACCCGCCGTCGCCGGCGCAACTGGGCGCGCTGCGCCGTGCAGTGGACAAGAACCTGGCGCCGCAGCCGCGTGCGATTGCGCACGTCCATACCGAAGGAACCTTGCCGCATCAAGGTATCCGGGATGCCAGTATCGAGGCCGAGCACGACTGGCCGCTGATGCGCCAGCTCGCGCAATTATGGCAGGCCCGCCATGATCCCGAAGACGCCCGGCAACTTTCGCGTCTGATGAGCGCCTGGGCCGAGGTCTATCAGCCTGACTTCAACCCCATCGACGAGACCGCTCTGGATGCCTACATCGATGCGTATGCCATGGCCCGTGACGCCCTGGATGCGGACAGCCGCAAGCTCGCCGGCCAGTTCATCCGCACCCTGGCCGAAGGGTATCTGCAGCAGATGGAGAGCGGCTTCCGGCCCCGCGACGGGCGCTGGGTGAACAACTGGAATTCGCATCGCGTCAAGCTGGCAGTGCTGGCGGCAGCTGCACTGGGCGACGAGAACTTATGGGGCCGTGCGCGCCGGGCCTTCGCCACACAGATCGGCCGCAACATCCTGGACGATGGCAGCACCCTCGATATGGAGGAGCGCGATGCCCTGCATTATGTGGTCTATGACCTGGAGCCACTGGTGCGTGCAGCTCAGACCGCCCAGGCGAGGGGAGAGCATTGGCTGACGCTCAAGGGCAGCGGCGGCCGCAGCCTGGCTGACGCGCTGAACTGGCTGATGCCGTATGCGGAAGGTAGCAGAACCCATGAGGAATTCATCCATTCCAGGGTTCCCTTCGATGCCAGGCGCAGGGATGCCGGCTTGCCCGGCTATGCCGGACAATGGGAGCCGAAGGGCGCGGCCCGTCTGTATGCGATGGCGGCCACGCTGGATGATCGTTATGCAGCGCTGGCGCGGCAATTAGATCCGGATGGTCGATTGCTGCTCACCTGCTGGGGCATGCCGTAG
- a CDS encoding response regulator: MNPRPRARTLLIVEDNKDVRSIFAEVFQSVGYQVVEAGNGEDALARMADVHEVVDVVLTDLRMPVMDGLELATRIKGDARLCAIPVVLLSATPMVNSWQALEVFSALLTKPCSFDQLLSTIEAVQ; the protein is encoded by the coding sequence ATGAATCCGCGCCCTCGCGCTCGTACCTTGCTGATCGTCGAAGACAACAAGGATGTCCGCAGTATTTTTGCGGAAGTTTTTCAGAGCGTGGGCTATCAGGTGGTGGAAGCCGGTAACGGCGAAGATGCCCTGGCCCGGATGGCCGATGTGCATGAAGTGGTCGATGTGGTACTGACCGATCTGCGCATGCCGGTCATGGATGGCCTGGAACTGGCCACGCGGATCAAAGGTGATGCGCGCCTGTGCGCCATTCCGGTGGTGCTGCTCAGTGCCACGCCCATGGTCAATTCGTGGCAGGCACTGGAGGTGTTCTCGGCCCTGCTCACCAAACCCTGCTCGTTCGATCAGCTGCTCTCCACCATCGAAGCCGTACAGTAG
- a CDS encoding phosphate ABC transporter substrate-binding/OmpA family protein, with amino-acid sequence MLLPQPDGSASSIVVKTASGETTLNAPYAAVETRGGKAGPAQTISAAEVERRYVEVMRSLPARPRSYDLLFELGTDRLTPASQDLLKKAVAEIKEFPAGEFILTGHADNIGSDAINDALSLRRARLIERELQRAEVKALSIEVIGKGARDPRVPQKRGVPEPRNRFVEIKIR; translated from the coding sequence GTGCTGCTGCCGCAACCCGATGGTTCGGCCAGCAGCATCGTGGTCAAGACCGCCAGTGGCGAGACGACGTTGAATGCGCCCTATGCAGCGGTCGAGACGCGCGGGGGCAAGGCCGGGCCGGCCCAGACGATTTCCGCCGCCGAGGTGGAGCGTCGCTATGTCGAGGTCATGCGCAGCCTGCCCGCACGTCCGCGCAGCTATGACCTCCTGTTCGAACTGGGCACGGACCGCCTGACCCCCGCGTCGCAGGATCTGTTGAAGAAGGCCGTGGCCGAGATCAAGGAATTTCCGGCAGGCGAGTTCATCCTCACGGGCCATGCCGACAACATCGGCAGCGATGCCATCAATGATGCCTTGTCACTGCGGCGTGCGCGCCTGATCGAGCGCGAGTTGCAACGTGCGGAAGTGAAGGCGTTGAGCATCGAGGTTATCGGCAAAGGCGCGCGCGATCCACGCGTACCGCAGAAACGCGGTGTGCCTGAACCGCGCAATCGCTTCGTCGAGATCAAGATCCGCTGA
- a CDS encoding FecR domain-containing protein, whose amino-acid sequence MSITRAGCARMALRIGGWGLAAAMLLTQGSVSAQESTASQAGIIKVLQGDVRAERNGKSRPLAVGERLYAGDRVVTAASGEVGFTLRDDTLISLGPNSDFLLERFAYNDKTDEGGIAARLAKGTLRYVSGLIGKRAPESQSLSTPTATIGIRGTDFIVEVGSE is encoded by the coding sequence ATGAGTATCACAAGGGCAGGGTGCGCGCGCATGGCGTTGCGGATAGGCGGCTGGGGGCTGGCCGCCGCCATGCTGTTGACCCAGGGCAGTGTGTCAGCGCAGGAGAGTACAGCCAGCCAGGCCGGCATCATCAAGGTTCTGCAAGGCGATGTGCGCGCCGAGCGCAACGGCAAGAGCCGACCGCTGGCCGTGGGCGAGCGTCTTTATGCGGGGGATCGTGTGGTGACGGCAGCCTCCGGCGAGGTCGGCTTCACCTTGCGCGACGACACGCTCATTTCGCTGGGGCCCAACAGTGATTTCCTGCTGGAGCGATTTGCCTACAACGACAAGACCGATGAGGGCGGCATCGCCGCGCGCCTGGCCAAGGGCACGCTGCGCTACGTGTCGGGACTGATCGGCAAGCGGGCACCGGAGAGCCAGTCGCTGTCCACACCGACGGCCACCATCGGCATCCGCGGCACCGACTTCATCGTGGAGGTGGGCAGTGAATAA
- a CDS encoding iron-containing alcohol dehydrogenase, with translation MAMANQTFGFYMPNVSLMGVGCAEEVGLQARALGARRVFLCTDVGMVRLGTADKIKAILESAALAVTVYDGSDPNPTDKNVEAGVQLYRASDCDAIVSLGGGSAHDCAKGIGMVVSNGGNIRDYEGLNKTSKPMPPFLAINTTAGTASEMTRFCIITNTDNHVKMALVDWRCTPNVAINDPLLMKDMPASLTAATGMDALTHAIEAYVSTAATPITDACALQAIRLIAQWLRPAVANAQHMQARDQMAYAEYLAGMAFNNASLGYVHAMAHQLGGFYNLPHGVCNAILLPEVCSFNLIACPQRYADIADALGEKIANLPVMEAADKAIKAIRQLARDVAIPPNLAVLGVKESDFELMAANAKKDACQLTNPRTATLEQVVAIFRQAHQG, from the coding sequence ATGGCAATGGCAAATCAGACCTTTGGCTTCTACATGCCAAACGTATCGCTGATGGGTGTGGGTTGCGCCGAGGAAGTCGGCTTGCAGGCCAGGGCATTGGGCGCGCGACGCGTGTTCCTGTGCACTGACGTCGGCATGGTCAGGCTGGGCACGGCAGACAAGATCAAGGCCATCCTCGAGAGCGCCGCCCTGGCCGTCACCGTTTATGACGGCTCCGACCCGAATCCGACCGACAAGAATGTGGAAGCGGGTGTGCAGCTCTACCGCGCTTCGGATTGCGATGCGATCGTGTCCCTCGGAGGGGGCAGCGCCCACGACTGCGCCAAGGGCATCGGCATGGTGGTCAGCAACGGTGGCAACATCCGTGACTACGAAGGGCTGAACAAGACCAGCAAGCCCATGCCGCCCTTCCTGGCCATCAACACCACGGCCGGCACGGCCAGCGAGATGACGCGTTTCTGCATCATCACCAATACCGACAATCACGTGAAGATGGCCCTGGTGGACTGGCGCTGCACGCCCAACGTGGCCATCAACGATCCGCTGCTGATGAAGGACATGCCGGCCTCCCTCACCGCCGCCACCGGCATGGATGCGCTCACCCATGCCATCGAAGCCTACGTCTCCACGGCGGCCACGCCCATCACCGATGCGTGCGCCCTGCAGGCGATCCGGCTGATCGCGCAATGGCTGCGTCCGGCCGTGGCTAACGCCCAGCACATGCAAGCGCGCGACCAGATGGCCTATGCCGAATACCTGGCCGGCATGGCATTCAACAATGCCTCGCTCGGCTACGTCCACGCGATGGCACACCAGCTGGGCGGTTTCTACAATCTGCCGCACGGCGTGTGCAATGCCATCCTGCTGCCCGAGGTGTGCAGCTTCAACCTCATCGCCTGCCCGCAACGCTACGCCGACATCGCCGATGCCCTCGGTGAAAAAATCGCCAATCTCCCGGTGATGGAGGCGGCCGACAAGGCCATCAAGGCGATCCGGCAACTGGCCCGCGATGTGGCCATTCCTCCGAATCTGGCTGTGCTGGGCGTCAAGGAGAGCGACTTCGAACTGATGGCCGCCAATGCCAAGAAGGACGCCTGCCAGCTCACCAATCCACGCACGGCCACGCTGGAGCAGGTGGTCGCCATCTTCCGCCAGGCCCATCAGGGCTGA